In Marinitoga litoralis, a genomic segment contains:
- a CDS encoding PASTA domain-containing protein, translating to MLLFIFIFVNSSSFVTIPDVTGESKDTAIKSLKEIGLIPITRGIGDKVLYTDPKFGEKVKKGRHVFIQLGKIDQLSVPDLIGVPLEIAEQFLVSYNLKYKIIKIYFPDEEIETVIDMEPKPNSPVNEGDTILLKVSSSEVNK from the coding sequence TTGCTCCTTTTTATCTTTATTTTTGTAAATAGCTCTTCTTTTGTAACTATTCCTGATGTAACAGGTGAAAGCAAAGATACAGCTATTAAATCATTAAAGGAAATAGGATTAATACCTATAACACGAGGTATTGGAGATAAGGTATTATATACAGATCCTAAATTCGGTGAAAAAGTTAAAAAAGGAAGACATGTTTTTATACAACTTGGCAAAATAGATCAATTATCTGTACCAGATTTAATAGGAGTTCCTTTAGAGATTGCTGAACAATTTCTTGTTTCATATAATTTAAAATATAAAATTATAAAAATTTACTTCCCAGACGAGGAAATCGAAACAGTTATTGATATGGAACCAAAACCTAACAGCCCTGTTAATGAAGGAGATACAATATTATTAAAGGTTTCATCTTCGGAGGTGAATAAGTGA
- a CDS encoding radical SAM protein — MTMNNIHFVKMKNTKSLSLTGDYCYLNCKHCNKHYLKNMATLKDIDNLSNMSSILLSGGMNNEIKVPVYNFVDKLKEYKNKYNFKYNLHTGFMNYSELEKIKDISDAISFDLVGNKETMMNVYGVDKYKDMWSTFDDLINLGFNVKPHITIGLNGGKLTHEKDAINILKDYKIDEIIFLVFIPTKGSFFENENPPKIEDVVDIFNFAKHNIHDVKLTLGCMHPKGIYRKELQEKLLGIADKIVQPVQNTIDLAKKLNYNITWSYECCVF, encoded by the coding sequence ATGACAATGAATAATATTCACTTTGTTAAAATGAAAAACACAAAATCATTATCATTAACAGGAGATTATTGTTATTTAAATTGTAAGCATTGTAATAAACATTATTTAAAGAATATGGCAACTCTAAAAGATATTGATAATCTTTCAAACATGAGTTCTATTTTACTTAGTGGTGGAATGAATAATGAAATAAAAGTTCCTGTATATAATTTTGTTGATAAATTAAAAGAATATAAAAATAAATATAATTTTAAGTATAATTTACATACAGGATTTATGAATTATAGTGAATTAGAAAAAATAAAAGATATAAGTGACGCTATTTCTTTTGATTTAGTTGGTAATAAGGAAACCATGATGAATGTATATGGAGTAGATAAATATAAAGATATGTGGTCGACTTTTGATGATTTAATAAATTTAGGTTTCAATGTAAAACCACATATCACAATAGGTCTAAATGGTGGAAAATTAACTCATGAAAAGGATGCAATAAATATTTTAAAAGATTATAAAATAGATGAAATAATATTTTTAGTGTTTATTCCTACAAAAGGATCATTTTTTGAAAATGAAAATCCACCAAAGATTGAAGATGTTGTTGATATATTTAATTTTGCAAAACATAATATTCATGATGTAAAACTCACTTTAGGATGCATGCACCCAAAGGGAATATATAGAAAAGAATTACAAGAAAAATTATTAGGTATTGCTGATAAAATAGTTCAACCAGTTCAAAATACTATTGATTTAGCAAAAAAATTAAATTACAACATAACATGGAGTTATGAATGTTGCGTATTTTAG
- the rlmN gene encoding 23S rRNA (adenine(2503)-C(2))-methyltransferase RlmN, whose product MIKKNILDFSYDELVNEFTNLNLKKFRVDQVLDWIFKKHVFDFFEMTNISKSEREFLDEHFYINIPEPIDIQESKIDGTTKFLWKLEDGKTIESVLLFYPNRVSACISSQVGCALKCKFCSTGASGFERNLSAGEIVAQVLAIEKLREVNINNIVLMGMGEPLLNYDNVLKAIRNWNNKKMKNLGARRITISTAGIADKIEELADFELDIRLSVSLHAPNNYIRDQIMPINAKYPIEEVIQSCKIYQEKTKNRVTIEYIAIKGLNDEEKHAQELAELLKGLKVMVNIIPVNPNPANYERPSKRFLTNFVNKLKENNIEATLRSEKGTDIDAACGQLKLRKKGLM is encoded by the coding sequence ATGATTAAAAAGAATATATTAGATTTTAGTTATGATGAATTAGTAAATGAATTTACAAATTTAAATTTAAAAAAATTTAGAGTAGATCAAGTTCTTGATTGGATATTTAAAAAACATGTGTTTGATTTTTTTGAAATGACAAATATATCAAAAAGCGAAAGAGAATTTCTTGATGAACATTTTTATATAAATATTCCTGAACCTATTGATATTCAAGAATCAAAGATTGATGGTACTACGAAGTTTTTATGGAAATTAGAAGATGGAAAAACAATTGAATCTGTATTGTTATTTTACCCAAACAGAGTTTCAGCTTGCATATCATCACAAGTTGGTTGCGCATTAAAATGTAAATTTTGTTCAACAGGTGCTAGTGGATTTGAAAGAAATTTATCTGCTGGTGAAATTGTTGCACAAGTACTAGCTATAGAAAAACTCAGAGAGGTAAATATAAATAACATTGTATTAATGGGAATGGGAGAACCATTGTTAAATTATGACAATGTTTTAAAAGCTATTAGAAATTGGAATAATAAAAAAATGAAGAATCTCGGTGCTAGAAGAATAACAATTTCTACAGCTGGTATTGCAGATAAAATTGAAGAATTAGCAGATTTTGAATTAGATATTAGGTTATCTGTTTCTTTACACGCACCAAATAATTATATTAGAGATCAAATTATGCCTATTAATGCAAAATATCCTATAGAAGAAGTTATTCAATCATGTAAAATTTATCAAGAAAAAACAAAAAATAGAGTTACTATAGAATATATAGCAATAAAAGGTTTAAATGATGAAGAGAAACATGCACAAGAATTAGCTGAATTACTTAAAGGTTTAAAAGTTATGGTTAATATAATTCCTGTAAATCCTAATCCAGCTAATTACGAAAGACCATCAAAAAGATTCCTTACTAATTTTGTAAATAAACTTAAAGAAAATAATATTGAAGCTACATTAAGAAGTGAAAAAGGTACTGATATAGATGCTGCTTGTGGTCAATTAAAATTAAGGAAAAAAGGATTAATGTAA